caaagactttagttcacaaatacacaactgaatagaacttacgcatctccgattttatatctacatttgagtgaggtggaaggggtgatgtggcattaacacaagacagaacaagatgtggtattaatagggtattaatttcatcaacacaagacagaacacgaaacaatggatattgaatagaagtgtttgtagaaagcctattggtccatatttcttgatgcttctatattggagcggagtcttgaggtgggtagaatatagttgtgcaataattggctgttgattgctggtgttgacttcttgatgtgtagtgcctcgcaaacgtcaagccgcctgctatcgctgtatctatcgatgatttctgtgttgtttactaggatttctctggcgatggtttggttgtgggaagagattatatgttccttaatggagccctgttgcttatgcatcgttaaacgcctagaaagagatgttgttgtcttgcctatatactgggttttttggagcttacagtccccaagagggcatttgaaggcatagacgacgttagtctcttttaaagcgttctgttttgtgtctggagagtttctcatgagtaggctggccgtttttctggttttatagtaaatcgtcagttgtatcctctgatttttgtcggtagggataacgtttctattaacaatatctttcaggaccctttcctccgttttatgagctgtggaaaagaagttcctgtaaaatagtctaatagggggtataggtgttgtgttagttgtctcttcagaggttgcatggcttttcactttccttcttatgatgtcttcgacgaaaccattggagaagccgttattgactaggacctgccttaccctacagagttcttcgtcgacttgcttccattctgagctgtacctatgggtccccacattgggtccagaggtaccacctctggtgccaatgtggggacccatagcctcggagaagaaaataaaaagtattcagaggagaccttgtggtttctcactgaacactaatattatgataatattataattatattataatcactaatattatatatatatatatatatatatatatatatatatatatatatatatatatatatatatatatatatataatatactggtATGCTGTAAGCCAGCAGAAGAAAACTTCATTATTTACTGATCCAGAGTTACTGATTACTCTCATAAATGTTAAAACTCctcaattaaaatatatatttcccATTTTGAGTTAtacaatttgctaatgacaatggcGCAGCAGGCGAGCCTTCACACTCATCGCTGATGGATCTTCCATAAAATTACACCCCCGATCACTCCTCATTACCCCCAACAACTATTTACAAATCGTTATCTCCTGCGGGTGTAATGGCCTGGACTTGTGAGTGAAGCAAAGGGTACACTAATTGCTTGATATTTCCCAGATATTTTACTTTTTCAGTAATTTTTTATCATTCATGTTAGTGTGGGGCTTGCGATATGGACTCGGGGCTTACGATATGGACTCGTGGGGCTTAGGATATGGACTCGGGGCTTACGATATGGACTCGTGGGGCTTAGGATATGGACTCGTGGGACTTATCGATAAGGACTCGTGGGGCTTACGATAATGACTCGTGGGGCTTACGATATGGACTCGTGGGGTTTACGATATGGACTCGTGGGTCTTGCGATATTGACTCGTGGATCTTACGAAGTGGACTTGCTCTGTGCCATTAATCTAAATTGTGTGGAGTGATTTTGGCTCCGATATGATAAGGGCTCCGTTGATTGGACGCAGTTTACTGGGCTCTAGTGATTGGCCTCTGATCACTGGGCTCCAATCATATACATAAATCTGTCTATATGATGTAAAACTTTGTCTTAAAGCATcggataaaataaaaaaaaagttgatgCAATTTTTGCAAGTCGAGAAAGTGTTACACagcacccaagctgagaggttctTGTGACGTAATGTGTCTCCCAGCACCTGAGCCTCTTCTCCCAGCACCTGAGCCTCTTCTCCAAGCACCTGAACCTCTTCTCCCAGCACCTGAGCCTCTTCTGCCAGGACCTGAGCCTCTTCTCCCAGCACCTGAGCCTCTTCTCCCAGCACCTGAGCCTCTTCTCCCAGGACCTGAGCCTCTTCTCCCAGGACCTGAGCCTCTTCTCCCAGGACCTGAGCCTCTTCTCCCAGGACCTGAGCCTCTTCTTATTCGACTCCCGACAGTGGAAATGACCCATAAACATAATTATGATTCGAATCATAATTAAGCGTCActcaggtgaggggaggggggcagaCACACCAGAACGCCCAGAGCTTTCGTAAGTAACTCAaataaacacacatatatatataatatatatataactctgaAATATACAGAGTTTCTTCGCAAACTTCCTAGCAATTTTTGCCAGGCTCCCAAGGCGTATAAGTGGCGCTGCCATCATCAGATGGATTGCAAGGCAAACTGAGACGAGAAATTTAGTATTTGATCTTTATGATTGGGATCCCATTTTCCTATTACTAAAGATAACAGAGCTatgcggtatatatatatatatatatatatatatatatatatatatatatatatatatatatatatatatatatatatatatatatgagttttcagttgcatattgtcctggggaccattcaggcttgttcgcatatatatatatatatatatatatatatatatatatatatatatatatatatatatatatatatatatatatatatatatatatatatatatgtcgtacctagtagccagaacgcacttctcagcctactatgcaaggcccgatttgcctaataagccaagttttcatgattttttttttttttattaattgtttttcgactacctaacctacctaacctaacctaacctagctttttcggctacctaacctaacctaacctataaagataggttaggttaggttaggtagggttggttaggttcagtcatatatctacgttaattttaactccaataaaaaaaaaattacctcatacataatgaaatgggtagctttatcatttcataagacaaaatttaaaaaaaatattttaattcaggaaaacttggcttattaggcaaatcgagccttgcatagtaggctgagaagtgcgttctggctactaggtacgacatatatatatatatatatatatatatatatatatatatatatatatatatatatatatatatatatatatatatatatatatatataatataaagggTACCACCACCGGTTGCGTTTGAAGAggaccctcgacctcgaagaagacgatatgAAGCCGGGGGAGCCTTGTGGGGGCACCCGTATGcactcacatattgtcttctACTACCCCTCTATATTTTGTGTATTTTGTAATTGTGTTTTATTTCAAACTTCATTACACAAATAGGGTTACAATCCTTTATTTTTTTACGcttttcttcacttgagaaggagGTTAAACAATGAACTCTTCAAAATTAATTTTACAGTTTTATTATGACGCTAAGAGACGCGTTTTATTGATCCCAGTCAACATTTTCAGAGGCAGAGTACAGGTGGATTTAACGTTTTGAGCAGACAAACAGGAGGGGGAagaaaagaagggggggggggaggtgaatcTCATTACTGTGAACAGATAGGCCTCCTGCAGGTTACCAACCTCCCGCGTTTCAATGACGGGATGATGGATGCGTCGTGGTGGTTTTGAAGATGGCAGAGTGTGACCTGGTGTTTGGCGGCTGGTGATGGCTGCGTTTGTTTGGTGTGTGTAATGCCTCTCAAGTGCTTTGTTTAGTGTCAGAAAAGTTTTTCGCTAAGAAGTTCGGAGTTTTCTTACTCCTAAAGTATATTAGTAGTTCAGTCTGCTGGTTGGTGTCAGTAGGGGAGTTCACATTTCTATCAGTAATATCTTTCAAGgctctttttttccttttttgAAGGCCGTAGAATAGTCTGTCAGTCACCCAACGCCTCACAGCCAGAAGAtgcaagataataataataaaaaaaactctcaTGGGCTCATACCTGGACCTTGAAGGACACTTCATCAACACTCAACACATTTCCCCAGCAGAGGTGCAGGGAACCTGTGCTCAAGTCCCGACGCTCGACTGTCTCTTGTTTTTTGCTGGCTTATCGCCGGTTTCTTAATGAAAAACCAATTGAGATTGCTTCAGTGGACCCTAACACATctttttaatataatttttttcagCACTGtctttctgtttctctctctctctctctctctatctctctctctctctctctctctctctctctctctctctctctctctctctctctctctctctctctctctctctctctctctctctctctctctctctctctctctctctctctctctctcctccattctctctctctctctccccttctctctccttctctctccttctctctcctctctctctctcactctccttctctctccttctctctccttctctctccttctctctccttctctctccttctctctctctctctctctctctctctctctctctctctctctctctctctctctctctctctctctctctctctctctctctctctctctctctctctctctctctctctctctctctctctctctctctctctctctctctctctctctctctctctctctcctctctctctctctctctctctctctctctctctctctctctctctctctctctctctctctctctctctctctctctctctcctctctctctctctctctctctctctctctctctctctctctctctctctctctctctctctctctctctctctctctctctctctctctctctctccccccagaaCACAGCCACTAGTGCGGAAGGTTAACTCGGAACAGACTTCTCCCTTCGCTTGTAGTAAGATGAGCCTCACATCACCGTGCTTCCACTGTGAAAAAGTTGACGCTGTAAGTGGACGACGCGCACATGTTTCAAGTGTCCTTGAAATGAATTTTGAGCAGCTTTGTGAAATTGCACATTGAGCTGCTCATGTTGCTACTGGTTGAAGTGCTGGTGTAGATTTCCTTTTGTTTGCCTTGCCGGGTGTTGTGTTTGGGTTGCTGGCTGTTTGTGTTTGTGTAACTGGTCGCCTGAGTTTGTGCTGCTGGTGGCTGCTTCTTACATGCCTGTGTCCTCAAGACCTTTGACTGTAAACTCCTATCTTAACTCACTGAGTAATAAACATGGAAGAGATCGGTGGAATGTGAAATGACTGAGCACGTGCTGAAGAATGCGCACGTGCTGAAGAATGCGCACGTGCTGAAGAACACGCACGTGCTGAAGAACGCGCACGTGCTGAAGAACACGCACGTGCTGAAGAATGCGCACGTGCTGAAGAACACGCACGTGCTGAAGAATGCGCACGTGCTGAAGAACACGCACGTGCTGAAGAACACGCACGTGCTGAAGAACACGCACGTGCTGAAGAACACGCACGTGCTGAAGAATGCGCACGTGCTGAAGAACACGCACGTGCTGAAGAACACGCACGTGCTGAAGAACACGCACGTGCTGAAGAATGCGCACGTGCTGAAGAACACGCACGTGCTGAAGAACACGCAGGTGGTGAAGAACACGCACGTGCTGAAGAACGCGCACGTGCTGAAGAACGCGCAAGTGCTGAAGAACACGCACGGAAGGAGTTACGAACACTCAAACCAGCAATGTTCGGCTCTTCATATTGTGCGAATGATTAGTAACCCAAAATCATCACCAAACATATATAACACAGGAGAAAGATGAATAATAACAAAGTTTACCCTCcgtcttttttttttggggggggggggttgggaggggTCACTTTTTTAATTTCAAAATACTGACAATTAGTAATTAGTATTCTACAAACAAGAGATTTTCCAGCTCATTGTTCCAGGGTCAATAGAGGTTATGTGAATCAGGCGAGAGTTTTTACGACTGCGAGGTCAGTATTTACACACACTTGGTGAGTATTGACCAGCAGCCCAGGCGAGCCAGAGGTAATGGACAGcgcgggaacccccccccccccctctctaataACGCACGCTGCGTTACTGCAAGCTACACCCGTTACTCTGACGGATGTATTTTCTCGTTGTTTTCTAACCGGATGCTGGTACATTACCGGTGCAGCTCGCTAGTGAATGCGTTTGTGGTGATCTTTACTGATGGATATATTACGTTACATATTGTATGTGGTCGCTAGTGAATGCGTTTGTGGGATTTTTACTGATGGATATATTATGTTACATACTGTATGTGGTCACTAGTGAATGCGTTTGTGGAGATCTTTACTGATGGATATTACGTTACATACTGTATGTGGTCACTAGTGAATGCGTTTGTGGTGATCTTTACTGATGGATATATTACGTTACACACTGTATGTGGACGCTATTGAATGGATATTCTGCTATATTTATATATCGTAAATACAAAGGAAGTTGGTGATGTTATTTGGTTGAAATGCGTAATTagaaatgatacaaataattccCACTTTGTATGCAGTATTTGTTCTAAATAAGCCCTCAATGGCTTTCTCTTATTTTCCTATATATGATTGATGCGTGTAATATATAGAGTTCTATATATAGAAGTCTCTTCTCGGTATAGAGGTCTATACcgagcttctcggtgtatatatactgAGAGTATTTTGTTATTGTGGGCGCAGGAGACGGCTAGTTTATGGTgtaccctgtactcatcctgtggggcggtagcgcaaaaaggattaaagAGAACATACAAGATCTTAATGAGACATTAAACATTACATCTAACCTCCACACCTTATAATTATTAGACCAATTATTTAcaaaaaaattaattacaatatctatgtatttatataaattattgtaCATTGATGGAAAGTCTTTTACAAATACAAGAAAATATATGTTGTAGACATCGCCATATCACAGGACCATTGAAGAGCTGCTATTGAGTTTACACCAGAGTTTAGTTCACACTGCATTAGAGTTAACTTTAGGACTCAACTAGGCTCAGGTGTAATGTAATCTTGCTGGTTGGTCGGTAAACTAATGTGGTAGCATAACCAATTGGGCTTATTCCAAACCTAACAAGTAAATCTCTCTGCCAAACAAAATTCGTCCTGGGAGGAGATTAGTGAAGGAATTACACTCCAAGCTTCTATACGTGGCTGTGCATGCTCGAGTCTAATACAGCAATATGAACAAGTTTGCAGACAatattgagaggttatcttgagatgatttcgggtcttttttttagtgtccccgcggcccggtcctcgaccaggcctccacccccaggaagcagcccgtgacagctgactaacacccaggtacctattttactgctaggtaacaggggcatagggtgaaagaaactctgcccattgtttctcgccggcgcctggaatcgaagaaacattgggcagagtttctttcaccctatgcccctgtgtaTTAAGTGTAATACAATACCATATCGACTTAATACAAGTGTATTAAGTCGATATGGTTCGCGTTGGCGTTGTTAAGCATATATATAACGAGCTTTTTTGACTTGGAAATGCCCCAAAATGTTTGAGTATATTTATCAATGTTTGAAATTACGTTCTCTAACTAGCTAGAGTGTTCTAGTAGTTAAAAGCTTAGACAGTTTCTAAAGAGTAAATCTCCTGGTTGATATAAAGCTTGACGCTTGTAGCATACTAACTGTAAAGCAATCTGATTTTGATTTGTAATTGCTTGAGGCTTGTGGAATGCTAACGTTAACAGGTAGTTTGATCGAATagagacatgtatatatatatatatttttttttttctgagCGGGTATTCTCGCCTTTCTGATCCTTGCTATGGTCCGCTGTTAAAGTTTGAACTTCTTGTTTAGATCAGCGTTCGTCAATCGTCTCTTGTGTAAAAACGGGAACTTTGGTTCCTTGTGAGGTCAGGGATTATATATATTGGGGAAGTTTTTAAAGGGATTAGAAAATTGTGCGGATTTTCCTTCGCGTCTGTCTCGAATGCTTGGCAATATTGTGCATCAGTCACGAGGATCAATAGGAGACAGTCCAAAATGCATCTGTCCgatcctctgtccccttgtctgtcATCCCTGTCTCTAATGTTCCCTTGTCTCCTGTCCCCCAATGTCTACTGTCACACGACCCTCACTCCCTCtgagctcccctccccccccccctccaaaccaCCTTCCCCCCGTCCACTACTCCCTGTCCATGACCCCCCACCCCGTCCACGACTCCCTGGCCACGACCCCCACCCCGTCCACGACTCCCTGGCCACGACCCCCACCCCGTCCACGACTCCCTGGCCACGACCCCCACCCCGTCCACGACTCCCTGGCCGCGACCCCCACCCCGTCCACGACTCCCTGGCCGCGACCCCCATCCCGTCCACGACTCCCTGGCCGCGACCGCCACCCCGTCCACGACTCCCTGGCCGCGACCCCCACCCCGTCCACGACTCCCTGGCCACTACCCCCACCCCGTCCACAACTCCCTGGCAACGACCCTCACCCCGTCCACGACTCCCTGGCCACGACCCCCACCCCGTCCACGACTCCCTGGCCACGACCCCCACCCCGTCCACGACTCCCTGGCCACGACCCTCACCCCGTCCACGACTCCCTGGCCACGACCCCCACCCCGTCCACGACTCCCAGGCCACGACCCCCACCCCGTCCACGACTCCCTGGCCACGACCCCCACCCCGTCCACGACTCCCAGGCCACGACCCCCACCCCGTCCACGACTCCCTGGCCATGACCCCCACCCCGTCCACGACTCCCTGGCCACGACCCTCACCCCGTCCACGACTCCCTGGCCACGACCCCCACCCCGTCCACGACTCCCTGGCCACGACCCTCACCCCGTCCACGACTCCCAGGCCACGACCCCCACCCCGTCCACGACTCCCTGGCCACGACCCTCATCCCGTCCACGACTCCCTGGCCACGACCCCCACCCCGTCCACGACTCCCAGGCCACGACCCCCACCCCGTCCACGACTCCCTGGCCATGACCCCCACCCCGTCCACGACTCCCTGGCCACGACCCTCACCCCGTCCACGACTCCCTGGCCACGACCCCCACCCGTCCACGACTCCCAGGCCACGACCCCCACCCCGTCCACGACTCCCTGGCCACGACTCTCACCCCGTCCACGACTCCCTGGCCACGACCCCCACCCCGTCCACGACTCCCAGGCCACGACCCCCACCCCGTCCACGACTCCCTGGCCACGACCCTCACCCCGTCCACGACTCCCTGGCCACGACCCCCACCCCGTCCACGACTCCCAGGCCACGACCCCCACCCCGTCCACGACTCCCTGGCCACGACCCTCACCCCGTCCACGACTCCCTGGCCACGACCCTCACCCCGTCCACGACTCCCTGGCCACGACCCCCACCCCGTCCACGACTCCCAGGCCACGACCCCCACCCCGTCCACGACTCCCTGGCCACGACCCCCACCCCGTCCACGACTCCCAGGCCACGACCCCCACCCCGTCCACGACTCCCTGGCCACGACCCCCACCCCGTCCACGACTCCCTGGCCACGACCCCCACCCCGTCCACGACTCCCAGGCCACGACCCCCACCCCGTCCACGACTCCCAGGCCACGACCCCCACCCCGTCCACGACTCCCTGGCCACGACCCCCACCCCGTCCACGACTCCCTGGCCACGACCCCCACCCGTCACAGCCAGCCGGGCTCCGGCCGGTCCTTCGGTCCTTCTACCTACTCATCTTTGTCTCATCTGCATCCATTAACGTTTTTATCTCCCTCACGCTGTTGATGCTGTTGTTTACTGAGTGTGTTGGGCCTCCCAGCCTCCCGCTCGTAGGCTGGGAGGCTTCATATACCATTTCCACAACcgtttgcgaaacctgtacatctttctacaATCATGACGACCTTTTTATAGTTATTTAACCGTTCACGCGCTTCTAAACATCACAACTCAAAGTTCTTGTTGTTGTCGGCAGCGTCGTTGAGGTTTGGACCTGATAAATTGTTTAGTAAACGTTAACAAAGGAGTTGTGGTTGTGaaatgatgtagaggtttcggAAATGGATGTGTAGATGGTTGAGGAATTTTGGCACCACCTCCATCAATGAATTCTCTGCCTGGCTCAAATGATATAAGCTGACCAAAGTTTTGAAATATAAATCTGGAGAAACTATAATATGTTCTTCTCTAATGTGAAACTAAATTAAGGTAAATGATAGAGAACAAAATTGTAATCTGTGTATTAGTTGGTATTTACGTGAACAAAGGTTAATGAGAAGTATAACAAAATGTTCAGTTAATGCTTGGGCAGTTTGGTATGGAAAATATTACCTGAATTATAACACAAATCTTATGGCAATTATTATTTTAACCGTCGAATCGAGCTGCATAGTTGCTTTAACACTGATGTTATACAATTATTCTCTTGTAATATAGTGGCTCTTTTTACTGTGTCGCcaacctcactatcaccaccatcacaactctcaccatcaccacccaccaccaccacaagactCTACCACAGcactaaccaccacaaccatcaccatcatagcactcactaccacaaccatcaccaccacagcactcaccacaaacatcacctttacaacacttaccaccaccactcacaattctcaccccctcccatcaccatcacaacactcaccaccatcaccatcacaacactcaccaccatcactatcacaacactcaccaacaccatatcACTctttaccacaatcaccacaatcaccaccatcaccaccaccaccacaatcacccagTCCTCCACTAATGCTGGCGTTATCCCTCTAAAGTTTTCATTGATTTAAATATTTACTTCTGCCCCCCATCACTTTGGTTCAACATGGTTTTAAGTTAATTGTGTGACACTATCTGACCTGAGAATGcgccactcccatcatcaccatcaccaccacctccaccatcaccaccactatcaccaccaccatcaccattaccaccaccaccaccaccaccactaccactaccaccatcaccaccaccatcaccaccaccaccaccaccaccaccaccaccaccatcaccaccaccatcaccaccaccaccaccaccatcaccaccaccatcaccatcaccaccaccaccaccatcaccaccactaccaccaccaccatcaccaccaccatcaccatcaccaccaccaccaccatcaccaccaccaccatcaccaccaccatcaccaccaccaccaccaccaccaccatcaccaccactatcaccatcaccaccaccaccaccatcaccaccatcaccaccaccaccacaatcaccaccaccaccaccaccaccaccaccaccatcaccaccaccatcaccaccaccaccatcaccatcaccatcaccaccatcaccaccaccaccaccaccaccaccatcaccaccaccaccaccatcaccacaaccaccaccatcaccatcaccaccaccaccaccatcaccaccaccaccaccatcaccaccaccatcaccaccaccaccatcaccatcaccatcaccaccatcaccaccaccaccaccaccaccaccaccatcaccaccaccaccaccaccaccaccatcaccaccaccatcaccaccaccaccatcaccatcaccatcaccaccatcaccaccaccaccaccaccaccaccaccaccaccaccaccatcaccaccaccaccaccaccaccaccaccaccatcaccatcaccaccatcaccaccaccaccaccatcaccaccaccaccactaccaccaccatcaccaccaccaccaccaccaccaccaccaccaccaccaccaccaccaccatcaccatcaccaccaccaccaccatcaccaccaccaccactaccaccaccatcaccaccaccatcaccaccaccatcaccatcaccatcaccatcagcagtGGGAAGAACGTCCTGGTGTTTATTGATCTGTGttttttcttctcctcggttCTCGTTCTCATTCTAGTTTTTCCTCATCTCATTCTCTTTCTCATACCGCTCTCAAGGTCTCCTACACCCTCGTctcattcctctctccctctctctctctctctctctctctctctctctcctctctctctctctctctctctctctctctctctctctctctctctctctctctctctctctctctctctctctctctctctctctctctctctctctctctctctctctctctcactctctctctctctctctctctctctctctctctctctctctctctctctctctctctctctctctctctctctctctctctctctctctctctctctctctctctctctctctctctctctctctctctctctcctcatctttctctcattctctctgttCGTGATCAAATTTTCTCCTGTTTATGAACGTTTAGTAAGTATTTATTTGTTCTCTTTTGTTTGTGACAACTTATTGAGCTTTTTTGAAAGAAAAGGTCagctatttttttttggggggggggggtgagggctaGGTGGAGGGGATTTGGGACTCTTAAGTCCCAAATAGGAGGGAGGGGATTATCAGGGgaatgcgccaagccattgcgactatatagcacttggaaggggtcaggataaggatttgggatgggacggggggaaggaatggtgcccaaccacttggacggtcggggattgaacgccgacctgcatgaagggagaccgtcactctaccgtccattcCAAGTGGTAGGAAACAatcatatttattaaatcaaattaaTTGGAAAGACTTTTCATTTTTTTAGAATATTTTTAGTAGAATCCAGCGTAGCATTTTATCAAGGAAATTAAAATATCACAACTccaaatattaatttaaataattCTTTGTCAGTTTAACATCGCTTTTTATTTAATGTTCAAATATTACATACAGATAACATCTCTTTGGAAATATGACGTAGTtctcatataaaaaaaaattggtttaaagaatatttttccattttttatttttaggcCAAATTATTGAATATGATGATCAGAAATAAGGAATTGAAACTCAGTTGTTTATAAATAAAGCAAATTACAAATAATTGATAaga
This genomic window from Procambarus clarkii isolate CNS0578487 chromosome 1, FALCON_Pclarkii_2.0, whole genome shotgun sequence contains:
- the LOC138363436 gene encoding ovarian abundant message protein-like; its protein translation is MTEHVLKNAHVLKNAHVLKNTHVLKNAHVLKNTHVLKNAHVLKNTHVLKNAHVLKNTHVLKNTHVLKNTHVLKNTHVLKNAHVLKNTHVLKNTHVLKNTHVLKNAHVLKNTHVLKNTQVVKNTHVLKNAHVLKNAQVLKNTHGRSYEHSNQQCSALHIVRMISNPKSSPNIYNTGER